Proteins found in one Zea mays cultivar B73 chromosome 1, Zm-B73-REFERENCE-NAM-5.0, whole genome shotgun sequence genomic segment:
- the LOC103634945 gene encoding chromatin-remodeling ATPase INO80 isoform X2, with amino-acid sequence MDPRRAPPRGGGGLSYSTLFNLEPLQNLRVPVPENLARYGNSSSNGSPSSEGQGSLLDQYNGVHDASHGLHRKRKKHPDGAGDDDHADAYSNKMMEDHYRAMLSEHVQKYRRSKFKEGAFISDPSQVAIPQIKHKNGGKKVMKHISNFRDIAALNGIEASHEYNWIECIETHGGFNKLVASVDSTYLDMGDNIHYLVPEGYDKLALSLNLPISSDIRVEEHFLKGALDLCTLSAMLGTDQRFEASSHGGLSEPLPQFESLKERVKVQKFSLQVTEDPFAIPEGAAGRIRRSIISETGNLQVHYVKVLEKGDTYEIIERSLPKKQIVKKEPFVIVKEESEKTYKLWQYLATKSIPKHHRNFTSLMKKRQVDAKRFSDSCQREVKFKVRRSLKLMRCAAIRTRQLARDMLIFWKRVDKEQYELRKKEEREAAEALKREEELREAKRQQQRLNFLLSQTELYSHFMQNKAGGSAPPDEEDVPDEDEEEDPEEAQLKREALRAAQHAVSQQKMRTNAFDSETVRLRQTSESVLPTDDSSSMDPSKIDLLHPSTMPEKSSVQTPELFKGVLKEYQLKGLQWLVNCYEQGLNGILADEMGLGKTVQAMAFLSHLAEDKNIWGPFLVVAPASVVNNWAEELIRFCPDLKILPYWGPERMILRKNINPKRLYRRDASFHILITNYQILVNEEKLLRRVKWQYMVLDEAQAIKSSSSQRWKTLLSFSCRNRLLLTGTPIQNNMAELWALLHFIMPTLFDSHEQFNEWFSKGIEGHAEHGGALNEHQLSRLHAILKPFMLRRVKIDVIAEMTKKKEEIVPCKLSSRQQIFYQAIKNKISLNELLDGSRGNLNDKKLLSLMNIVMQLRKVCNHPELFERNEGSSYFYFADIPNSLLSPPFGALQDVHYAGKRNPIIFEIPKLVYDGIICNTENSGSICGFQNGYLNRLFNIFLPSNIHRSAIPEVNSSNESVLSSGAFGFTRLSNLCPVEAFFLATSSFFEGLAFSVMRWNRNYTDEIMDAFLDSEDTDIQFSQNDSTRVRAVARLLLSSTKAKPSLLRTKIGTGPSEGPYEALVLSHHDRLASNIRVLRSAYTYIPPARAPPINVSCADRNFAYKFTDEMYDPWVMKLFLGFARTSEFNGPRQPVALHPLIQELNTDLPILEPMLQLPYRIFGSSPPMSNFDPAKMLTDSGKLHTLDMLLRRLRAEGHRVLLFAQMTKMLDILEDYMNFRKFKYFRLDGSSAISDRRDMVRAFQNRNDVFVFLLSTRAGGLGINLTAADTVIFYEIDWNPTQDQQAMDRTHRLGQTKEVTVYRLICKDTIEEKILQRAKQKNAVQELVMKGKHVQDDHLLRQEDVVSLLIDDTQIAHKLKEISMQP; translated from the exons ATGGATCCGCGCCGCGCACCCCCGCGGGGCGGCGGCGGGCTCTCTTACTCCACGCTGTTCAACCTCGAG CCTTTGCAGAACTTAAGGGTTCCTGTACCAGAAAATCTCGCCCGCTACGGGAACAGCAGCTCAAATGGGAGTCCAAGCAGTGAGG GTCAAGGATCCTTGTTGGATCAGTACAATGGTGTACATGATGCTTCCCATGGCTTGCATCGGAAGCGAAAAAAGCACCCTGATGGTGCCGGCGATGATGATCATGCAGATGCCTATAGTAACAAAATGATGGAGGATCACTACCGTGCGATGCTCAGTGAACATGTCCAGAAGTACCGAAGGTCAAAGTTTAAGGAGGGTGCTTTTATTTCCGATCCTTCTCAGGTGGCAATCCCCCAAATAAAACACAAAAACGGTGGTAAAAAAGTTATGAAGCACATTAGTAATTTCAGGGATATTGCGGCATTAAATGGGATAGAAGCTTCACATGAGTATAATTGGATAGAATGTATTGAAACTCATGGTGGTTTTAATAAGCTTGTAGCATCCGTTGATTCCACCTATTTAGATATGGGGGATAATATACACTACTTAGTTCCAGAGGGTTATGATAAGTTAGCATTATCCCTTAACCTCCCTATTTCTTCTGATATACGTGTTGAGGAGCACTTCTTGAAGGGCGCACTAGATTTGTGCACCCTATCAGCAATGCTTGGTACTGACCAAAGGTTTGAGGCTTCCAGCCATGGTGGATTATCTGAACCCCTGCCACAATTTGAATCTCTCAAGGAAAGGGTAAAGGTGCAGAAATTTTCTCTTCAAGTTACCGAGGACCCCTTTGCAATTCCGGAAGGAGCAGCTGGGAGGATACGAAGGTCTATTATATCAGAAACTGGCAATTTGCAGGTCCATTACGTCAAAGTCTTGGAAAAAGGAGATACATATGAG ATTATTGAGCGCAGCTTACCAAAGAAGCAAATAGTAAAGAAGGAACCTTTTGTAATCGTGAAAGAAGAGTCTGAAAAGACTTACAAACTCTGGCAGTATCTTGCTACTAAAAGCATTCCAAAGCATCACAGGAATTTTACTTCTTTGATGAAGAAACGACAAGTAGATGCGAAGCGCTTCTCTGATAGTTGTCAACGAGAG GTAAAATTCAAAGTAAGGAGGTCACTGAAACTGATGAGATGTGCTGCAATACGTACAAGGCAGTTGGCTAGGGATATGCTGATATTTTGGAAACGAGTAGACAAAGAGCAG TATGAGTTGAGAAAAAAAGAGGAAAGAGAAGCTGCTGAAGCTTTAAAACGTGAGGAGGAGCTTCGTGAAGCCAAAAGACAACAACAGAGGCTAAACTTTCTGCTGTCACAAACGGAGCTTTATAGTCATTTCATGCAGAACAAGGCTGGTGGCTCAGCGCCACCTGATGAGGAAGATGTCcctgatgaagatgaggaagaagatCCTGAAGAAGCTCAATTGAAAAGAGAGGCCTTGAGGGCAGCTCAGCATGCCGTTTCTCAACAAAAGATGAGGACTAATGCATTTGATAGTGAAACTGTGAGGCTTCGTCAAACTTCTGAGTCTGTTCTTCCAACTGATGATTCATCTAGCATGGATCCTAGTAAGATTGATCTATTACACCC TTCAACAATgcctgagaagtcatctgtgcaaACACCAGAgttgtttaagggtgtattaaaaGAATATCAGTTAAAAGGCTTACAATGGCTGGTTAATTGTTATGAACAG GGGTTGAATGGCATTCTTGCTGATGAGATGGGTCTTGGCAAAACTGTTCAGGCTATGGCATTCCTGTCTCATTTGGCTGAG GACAAAAACATATGGGGCCCCTTTCTAGTGGTGGCTCCTGCATCTGTTGTGAATAACTGGGCTGAGGAGTTGATTAGATTCTGCCCTGACCTAAAGATACTTCCTTACTGGGGCCCAGAGAGGATGATTCTTCGAAAGAACATCAACCCCAAGCGTTTGTATCGCAG AGATGCTAGCTTCCACATTCTTATTACAAACTATCAGATACTTGTGAATGAAGAGAAGCTTTTGAGACGTGTTAAGTGGCAATACATGGTACTGGATGAGGCCCAGGCTATCAAAAGTTCAAGCAG CCAGCGCTGGAAGACATTACTGAGCTTTAGCTGTAGAAATCGTCTACTTCTTACTGGGACACCAATACAGAACAATATGGCTGAGTTATGGGCACTTCTTCATTTCATCATGCCCACTCTATTTGACAGCCATGAACAGTTCAACGAGTGGTTCTCAAAGGG TATTGAGGGTCATGCTGAGCATGGAGGAGCTTTGAATGAACATCAGCTTAGTAGATTG CATGCTATTTTGAAGCCCTTCATGCTCCGCCGGGTTAAGATTGATGTCATTGCTGAAATGaccaaaaagaaagaagaaattgtTCCCTGCAAATTGAGTTCTCGTCAACAAATTTTCTATCAAGCTATAAAAAATAAGATCTCGCTTAACGAGTTGCTTGATGGAAGTCGTGGCAATCTAAATGACAAGAAGTTACTTAGCCTGATGAATATTGTCATGCAGCTACGGAAG GTCTGCAATCACCCGGAGCTGTTTGAGCGCAATGAGGGAAGCTCTTACTTTTACTTTGCTGATATCCCAAACTCACTTCTTTCTCCCCCGTTTGGGGCATTACAAGATGTACATTATGCAGGCAAGAGAAATCCTATAATCTTTGAG ATCCCAAAGTTAGTTTATGATGGAATCATCTGCAACACAGAAAATTCTGGAAGCATCTGTGGATTTCAGAATGGATATTTGAACAGGTTGTTTAATATATTTTTGCCAAGCAATATCCATCGCTCAGCCATTCCAGAAGTTAATTCATCAAATGAGTCTGTTTTATCATCTGGTGCATTTGGCTTTACACGTTTGTCAAACCTGTGCCCAGTTGAAGCTTTCTTCCTGGCCACTTCATCATTCTTTGAGGGACTAGCATTTTCAGTAATGCGATGGAATAGGAACTACACTGATGAAATTATGGATGCATTCCTTGATTCAGAAGATACTGACATCCAGTTCAGTCAGAATGATTCCACAAGAGTTCGTGCAGTTGCCCGGTTGTTGCTTTCTTCTACAAAGGCCAAGCCCAGCTTACTTAGGACAAAGATTGGAACTGGCCCAAGTGAAGGCCCATATGAAGCACTGGTGCTTTCTCATCATGACAGGCTTGCTTCGAACATAAGGGTTCTTCGTTCAGCATACACTTATATTCCGCCAGCTAGAGCACCACCT ATAAATGTTTCATGTGCTGATCGAAATTTTGCCTATAAGTTCACTGATGAGATGTATGATCCTTGGGTCATGAAACTGTTCCTGGGATTTGCTCGTACTTCCGAGTTCAATGGTCCTAGACAACCAGTTGCTCTTCATCCTTTGATACAAGAACTCAATACTGATTTGCCTATCCTTGAGCCGATGCTGCAGCTACCCTATAGGATATTTGGGTCTTCTCCACCGATGAGTAATTTTGATCCAGCTAAAATGCTCACT GATTCTGGGAAGCTCCACACCTTGGATATGCTACTACGGCGCCTTCGAGCTGAAGGTCACCGTGTGCTTCTTTTTGCTCAGATGACTAAAATGCTGGACATTCTTGAG GATTACATGAATTTTAGAAAATTCAAGTATTTCAGACTTGATGGGTCTTCTGCAATCTCAGACCGCCGTGACATGGTCCGAGCTTTCCAGAACAG GAATGATGTATTTGTTTTCTTGTTAAGCACAAGAGCTGGGGGGCTTGGTATTAATTTGACTGCTGCTGATACTGTTATTTTTTATGAAATTGACTGGAATCCAACACAAGACCAGCAGGCAATGGATAGAACACACAGACTTGGTCAAACAAAGGAG GTAACTGTGTACAGGCTTATATGCAAAGATACTATCGAGGAGAAAATATTGCAAAGAGCAAAGCAGAAAAATGCAGTGCAAGAGTTGGTTATGAAGGGGAAACATGTTCAGGACGATCATTTGTTGAGACAAGAGGATGTTGTTTCATTACTTATTGATGACACACAAATTGCACATAAGTTGAAAGAAATATCCATGCAG CCTTAG
- the LOC103634945 gene encoding chromatin-remodeling ATPase INO80 isoform X1, with protein MDPRRAPPRGGGGLSYSTLFNLEPLQNLRVPVPENLARYGNSSSNGSPSSEGQGSLLDQYNGVHDASHGLHRKRKKHPDGAGDDDHADAYSNKMMEDHYRAMLSEHVQKYRRSKFKEGAFISDPSQVAIPQIKHKNGGKKVMKHISNFRDIAALNGIEASHEYNWIECIETHGGFNKLVASVDSTYLDMGDNIHYLVPEGYDKLALSLNLPISSDIRVEEHFLKGALDLCTLSAMLGTDQRFEASSHGGLSEPLPQFESLKERVKVQKFSLQVTEDPFAIPEGAAGRIRRSIISETGNLQVHYVKVLEKGDTYEIIERSLPKKQIVKKEPFVIVKEESEKTYKLWQYLATKSIPKHHRNFTSLMKKRQVDAKRFSDSCQREVKFKVRRSLKLMRCAAIRTRQLARDMLIFWKRVDKEQYELRKKEEREAAEALKREEELREAKRQQQRLNFLLSQTELYSHFMQNKAGGSAPPDEEDVPDEDEEEDPEEAQLKREALRAAQHAVSQQKMRTNAFDSETVRLRQTSESVLPTDDSSSMDPSKIDLLHPSTMPEKSSVQTPELFKGVLKEYQLKGLQWLVNCYEQGLNGILADEMGLGKTVQAMAFLSHLAEDKNIWGPFLVVAPASVVNNWAEELIRFCPDLKILPYWGPERMILRKNINPKRLYRRDASFHILITNYQILVNEEKLLRRVKWQYMVLDEAQAIKSSSSQRWKTLLSFSCRNRLLLTGTPIQNNMAELWALLHFIMPTLFDSHEQFNEWFSKGIEGHAEHGGALNEHQLSRLHAILKPFMLRRVKIDVIAEMTKKKEEIVPCKLSSRQQIFYQAIKNKISLNELLDGSRGNLNDKKLLSLMNIVMQLRKVCNHPELFERNEGSSYFYFADIPNSLLSPPFGALQDVHYAGKRNPIIFEIPKLVYDGIICNTENSGSICGFQNGYLNRLFNIFLPSNIHRSAIPEVNSSNESVLSSGAFGFTRLSNLCPVEAFFLATSSFFEGLAFSVMRWNRNYTDEIMDAFLDSEDTDIQFSQNDSTRVRAVARLLLSSTKAKPSLLRTKIGTGPSEGPYEALVLSHHDRLASNIRVLRSAYTYIPPARAPPINVSCADRNFAYKFTDEMYDPWVMKLFLGFARTSEFNGPRQPVALHPLIQELNTDLPILEPMLQLPYRIFGSSPPMSNFDPAKMLTDSGKLHTLDMLLRRLRAEGHRVLLFAQMTKMLDILEDYMNFRKFKYFRLDGSSAISDRRDMVRAFQNRNDVFVFLLSTRAGGLGINLTAADTVIFYEIDWNPTQDQQAMDRTHRLGQTKEVTVYRLICKDTIEEKILQRAKQKNAVQELVMKGKHVQDDHLLRQEDVVSLLIDDTQIAHKLKEISMQAKDRQKKRRAKSIKVDKEGDLTLEDLDDATATAEAVDQDKTSKKKKSSHKKHTNTHDNDSTDKNGEPDVGGDHPGSIHTENEQIGEPRPKRSKRLMKSITDKELAAAAGDEEPAENHRAHDYDGTEEVQDGTAA; from the exons ATGGATCCGCGCCGCGCACCCCCGCGGGGCGGCGGCGGGCTCTCTTACTCCACGCTGTTCAACCTCGAG CCTTTGCAGAACTTAAGGGTTCCTGTACCAGAAAATCTCGCCCGCTACGGGAACAGCAGCTCAAATGGGAGTCCAAGCAGTGAGG GTCAAGGATCCTTGTTGGATCAGTACAATGGTGTACATGATGCTTCCCATGGCTTGCATCGGAAGCGAAAAAAGCACCCTGATGGTGCCGGCGATGATGATCATGCAGATGCCTATAGTAACAAAATGATGGAGGATCACTACCGTGCGATGCTCAGTGAACATGTCCAGAAGTACCGAAGGTCAAAGTTTAAGGAGGGTGCTTTTATTTCCGATCCTTCTCAGGTGGCAATCCCCCAAATAAAACACAAAAACGGTGGTAAAAAAGTTATGAAGCACATTAGTAATTTCAGGGATATTGCGGCATTAAATGGGATAGAAGCTTCACATGAGTATAATTGGATAGAATGTATTGAAACTCATGGTGGTTTTAATAAGCTTGTAGCATCCGTTGATTCCACCTATTTAGATATGGGGGATAATATACACTACTTAGTTCCAGAGGGTTATGATAAGTTAGCATTATCCCTTAACCTCCCTATTTCTTCTGATATACGTGTTGAGGAGCACTTCTTGAAGGGCGCACTAGATTTGTGCACCCTATCAGCAATGCTTGGTACTGACCAAAGGTTTGAGGCTTCCAGCCATGGTGGATTATCTGAACCCCTGCCACAATTTGAATCTCTCAAGGAAAGGGTAAAGGTGCAGAAATTTTCTCTTCAAGTTACCGAGGACCCCTTTGCAATTCCGGAAGGAGCAGCTGGGAGGATACGAAGGTCTATTATATCAGAAACTGGCAATTTGCAGGTCCATTACGTCAAAGTCTTGGAAAAAGGAGATACATATGAG ATTATTGAGCGCAGCTTACCAAAGAAGCAAATAGTAAAGAAGGAACCTTTTGTAATCGTGAAAGAAGAGTCTGAAAAGACTTACAAACTCTGGCAGTATCTTGCTACTAAAAGCATTCCAAAGCATCACAGGAATTTTACTTCTTTGATGAAGAAACGACAAGTAGATGCGAAGCGCTTCTCTGATAGTTGTCAACGAGAG GTAAAATTCAAAGTAAGGAGGTCACTGAAACTGATGAGATGTGCTGCAATACGTACAAGGCAGTTGGCTAGGGATATGCTGATATTTTGGAAACGAGTAGACAAAGAGCAG TATGAGTTGAGAAAAAAAGAGGAAAGAGAAGCTGCTGAAGCTTTAAAACGTGAGGAGGAGCTTCGTGAAGCCAAAAGACAACAACAGAGGCTAAACTTTCTGCTGTCACAAACGGAGCTTTATAGTCATTTCATGCAGAACAAGGCTGGTGGCTCAGCGCCACCTGATGAGGAAGATGTCcctgatgaagatgaggaagaagatCCTGAAGAAGCTCAATTGAAAAGAGAGGCCTTGAGGGCAGCTCAGCATGCCGTTTCTCAACAAAAGATGAGGACTAATGCATTTGATAGTGAAACTGTGAGGCTTCGTCAAACTTCTGAGTCTGTTCTTCCAACTGATGATTCATCTAGCATGGATCCTAGTAAGATTGATCTATTACACCC TTCAACAATgcctgagaagtcatctgtgcaaACACCAGAgttgtttaagggtgtattaaaaGAATATCAGTTAAAAGGCTTACAATGGCTGGTTAATTGTTATGAACAG GGGTTGAATGGCATTCTTGCTGATGAGATGGGTCTTGGCAAAACTGTTCAGGCTATGGCATTCCTGTCTCATTTGGCTGAG GACAAAAACATATGGGGCCCCTTTCTAGTGGTGGCTCCTGCATCTGTTGTGAATAACTGGGCTGAGGAGTTGATTAGATTCTGCCCTGACCTAAAGATACTTCCTTACTGGGGCCCAGAGAGGATGATTCTTCGAAAGAACATCAACCCCAAGCGTTTGTATCGCAG AGATGCTAGCTTCCACATTCTTATTACAAACTATCAGATACTTGTGAATGAAGAGAAGCTTTTGAGACGTGTTAAGTGGCAATACATGGTACTGGATGAGGCCCAGGCTATCAAAAGTTCAAGCAG CCAGCGCTGGAAGACATTACTGAGCTTTAGCTGTAGAAATCGTCTACTTCTTACTGGGACACCAATACAGAACAATATGGCTGAGTTATGGGCACTTCTTCATTTCATCATGCCCACTCTATTTGACAGCCATGAACAGTTCAACGAGTGGTTCTCAAAGGG TATTGAGGGTCATGCTGAGCATGGAGGAGCTTTGAATGAACATCAGCTTAGTAGATTG CATGCTATTTTGAAGCCCTTCATGCTCCGCCGGGTTAAGATTGATGTCATTGCTGAAATGaccaaaaagaaagaagaaattgtTCCCTGCAAATTGAGTTCTCGTCAACAAATTTTCTATCAAGCTATAAAAAATAAGATCTCGCTTAACGAGTTGCTTGATGGAAGTCGTGGCAATCTAAATGACAAGAAGTTACTTAGCCTGATGAATATTGTCATGCAGCTACGGAAG GTCTGCAATCACCCGGAGCTGTTTGAGCGCAATGAGGGAAGCTCTTACTTTTACTTTGCTGATATCCCAAACTCACTTCTTTCTCCCCCGTTTGGGGCATTACAAGATGTACATTATGCAGGCAAGAGAAATCCTATAATCTTTGAG ATCCCAAAGTTAGTTTATGATGGAATCATCTGCAACACAGAAAATTCTGGAAGCATCTGTGGATTTCAGAATGGATATTTGAACAGGTTGTTTAATATATTTTTGCCAAGCAATATCCATCGCTCAGCCATTCCAGAAGTTAATTCATCAAATGAGTCTGTTTTATCATCTGGTGCATTTGGCTTTACACGTTTGTCAAACCTGTGCCCAGTTGAAGCTTTCTTCCTGGCCACTTCATCATTCTTTGAGGGACTAGCATTTTCAGTAATGCGATGGAATAGGAACTACACTGATGAAATTATGGATGCATTCCTTGATTCAGAAGATACTGACATCCAGTTCAGTCAGAATGATTCCACAAGAGTTCGTGCAGTTGCCCGGTTGTTGCTTTCTTCTACAAAGGCCAAGCCCAGCTTACTTAGGACAAAGATTGGAACTGGCCCAAGTGAAGGCCCATATGAAGCACTGGTGCTTTCTCATCATGACAGGCTTGCTTCGAACATAAGGGTTCTTCGTTCAGCATACACTTATATTCCGCCAGCTAGAGCACCACCT ATAAATGTTTCATGTGCTGATCGAAATTTTGCCTATAAGTTCACTGATGAGATGTATGATCCTTGGGTCATGAAACTGTTCCTGGGATTTGCTCGTACTTCCGAGTTCAATGGTCCTAGACAACCAGTTGCTCTTCATCCTTTGATACAAGAACTCAATACTGATTTGCCTATCCTTGAGCCGATGCTGCAGCTACCCTATAGGATATTTGGGTCTTCTCCACCGATGAGTAATTTTGATCCAGCTAAAATGCTCACT GATTCTGGGAAGCTCCACACCTTGGATATGCTACTACGGCGCCTTCGAGCTGAAGGTCACCGTGTGCTTCTTTTTGCTCAGATGACTAAAATGCTGGACATTCTTGAG GATTACATGAATTTTAGAAAATTCAAGTATTTCAGACTTGATGGGTCTTCTGCAATCTCAGACCGCCGTGACATGGTCCGAGCTTTCCAGAACAG GAATGATGTATTTGTTTTCTTGTTAAGCACAAGAGCTGGGGGGCTTGGTATTAATTTGACTGCTGCTGATACTGTTATTTTTTATGAAATTGACTGGAATCCAACACAAGACCAGCAGGCAATGGATAGAACACACAGACTTGGTCAAACAAAGGAG GTAACTGTGTACAGGCTTATATGCAAAGATACTATCGAGGAGAAAATATTGCAAAGAGCAAAGCAGAAAAATGCAGTGCAAGAGTTGGTTATGAAGGGGAAACATGTTCAGGACGATCATTTGTTGAGACAAGAGGATGTTGTTTCATTACTTATTGATGACACACAAATTGCACATAAGTTGAAAGAAATATCCATGCAG GCGAAGGatcgacaaaagaaaagacgagCAAAGAGCATCAAGGTTGACAAAGAAGGAGATTTGACGCTTGAAGACTTGGATGATGCTACTGCTACTGCAGAAGCTGTAGATCAAGATAAAACAAGCAAAAAG AAAAAGAGCTCCCACAAGAAGCATACGAATACTCATGACAATGACAGTACGGACAAGAATGGAGAGCCCGATGTGGGAGGTGATCACCCGGGGAGTATTCACACAGAAAATGAACAGATCGGCGAACCAAGGCCTAAAAGATCAAAAAGGCTGATGAAGAGCATTACTGATAAGGAACTAGCGGCTGCTGCAGGTGATGAGGAACCGGCAGAAAATCACAGAGCCCATGATTATGATGGTACAGAAGAGGTTCAAGACGGCACTGCAGCCTGA